One window of Streptomyces sp. NBC_00273 genomic DNA carries:
- a CDS encoding ABC transporter permease, with amino-acid sequence MTLTSPTPGASPNRELAAPRPRGGAVQSVNDSLVIAKRNLIRMSRIPEMIIFGVIQPVMFVVLFSYVFGGSISVGGSTSPAAYREFLMAGIFAQTVTFATAGAGAGIADDMHKGLIDRFRSLPMARGAVLTGRTLADLVQTTFTLIILAIVALLVGWRTHTSLGEVLAGFGLLLLLGYAFSWIGALIGLSVRTPEAATSGGLIWLFPLTFISNAFVPAENMPPFLRTIAEWNPFSATVQAARELFGNLPEGYPVPDAWPMQHPITASILWSVLIVVVFRSLSVRKYRSATA; translated from the coding sequence GTGACCCTCACCTCCCCGACCCCGGGCGCCTCCCCGAACCGCGAACTCGCGGCGCCGCGTCCGCGCGGCGGTGCCGTCCAGAGCGTGAACGACTCCCTCGTGATCGCCAAGCGCAACCTGATCCGGATGTCCCGGATCCCCGAGATGATCATCTTCGGTGTGATCCAGCCGGTCATGTTCGTCGTCTTGTTCAGCTACGTCTTCGGCGGCTCGATCAGCGTCGGCGGCAGCACCTCACCCGCCGCCTACCGCGAGTTCCTGATGGCCGGCATCTTCGCCCAGACCGTCACCTTCGCCACCGCCGGCGCGGGCGCGGGCATCGCGGACGACATGCACAAGGGCCTGATCGACCGCTTCCGCTCCCTGCCCATGGCGCGCGGCGCGGTCCTCACCGGCCGCACCCTCGCCGACCTCGTCCAGACCACGTTCACCCTGATCATCCTGGCGATCGTGGCCCTCCTCGTCGGCTGGCGCACCCACACCAGCCTCGGCGAGGTCCTCGCCGGCTTCGGCCTGCTGCTCCTGCTCGGCTACGCCTTCTCCTGGATCGGCGCCCTGATCGGGCTGTCGGTGCGCACCCCCGAAGCGGCCACCTCGGGCGGGCTGATCTGGCTCTTCCCGCTGACGTTCATCTCGAACGCCTTCGTCCCCGCCGAGAACATGCCGCCCTTCCTGCGCACCATCGCGGAGTGGAACCCGTTCAGCGCCACCGTGCAGGCGGCCCGCGAGCTCTTCGGGAACCTTCCGGAGGGCTATCCGGTCCCGGACGCCTGGCCCATGCAGCACCCGATCACGGCGTCCATCCTCTGGTCGGTGCTGATCGTCGTGGTCTTCCGGTCCCTGTCGGTGCGCAAGTACCGCTCGGCGACCGCGTAG
- a CDS encoding ATP-binding cassette domain-containing protein — MPGAIYAEGLVKTFGDVRALDGVDLDVPEGTVLGLLGPNGAGKTTTVRVLTTLLRPDSGKAVVAGVDVLRHPNEVRRAIGLSGQFAAVDEYLTGRENLQMVGQLYQMKARAAKARATELLERFNLSDAADRTAKTYSGGMRRRLDLAAALVVSPPVMFMDEPTTGLDPRNRQQLWGIIQELVAGGTTLLLTTQYLEEADHLAHDICVVDHGKVIARGTSDQLKARTGGERVEVVVHERQHITTAREVLAGFGKGEATVEEHTRKLTVPVSGGAKLLAEVIRELDGRGIEIDDIGLRRPTLDDVFISLTGHAAERDADENGDESGDAPAGPGTKGRKAARKEAAK, encoded by the coding sequence ATGCCAGGCGCTATCTACGCCGAAGGTCTGGTCAAGACCTTCGGCGACGTACGGGCTCTCGACGGCGTGGACCTCGACGTTCCCGAAGGCACCGTCCTGGGTCTGCTCGGCCCGAACGGTGCGGGCAAGACCACGACCGTACGCGTCCTGACCACGCTCCTGCGGCCCGACAGCGGCAAGGCCGTCGTCGCCGGCGTGGACGTGCTCAGGCACCCCAACGAAGTCCGCCGCGCCATCGGCCTCTCCGGCCAGTTCGCGGCCGTCGACGAGTACCTGACCGGCCGCGAGAACCTCCAGATGGTCGGCCAGCTCTACCAGATGAAGGCCAGGGCGGCCAAAGCCCGGGCCACCGAACTCCTCGAACGCTTCAACCTCTCCGACGCCGCGGACCGCACGGCCAAGACGTACTCCGGCGGCATGCGCAGGCGCCTGGACCTCGCGGCCGCCCTCGTCGTCAGCCCGCCCGTGATGTTCATGGACGAGCCGACCACCGGGCTCGACCCCCGCAACCGCCAGCAGCTGTGGGGCATCATCCAGGAACTGGTCGCCGGCGGCACCACCCTGCTCCTCACCACCCAGTACCTGGAGGAGGCCGACCACCTCGCGCACGACATCTGCGTGGTCGACCACGGCAAGGTCATCGCCCGCGGCACCTCCGACCAGCTCAAGGCCCGTACCGGCGGCGAGCGCGTGGAGGTCGTCGTCCACGAGCGGCAGCACATCACCACCGCGCGCGAGGTGCTCGCCGGCTTCGGCAAGGGCGAGGCCACGGTCGAGGAGCACACCCGCAAACTGACCGTGCCCGTCTCCGGCGGCGCCAAGCTGCTCGCCGAGGTCATCCGCGAACTCGACGGCCGGGGCATCGAGATCGACGACATAGGCCTGCGCCGCCCCACCCTCGACGACGTGTTCATCTCCCTGACCGGGCACGCCGCCGAACGGGACGCCGACGAGAACGGCGACGAGAGCGGCGACGCGCCGGCCGGTCCCGGGACCAAGGGCCGCAAGGCGGCCCGCAAGGAGGCGGCGAAGTGA
- the ilvA gene encoding threonine ammonia-lyase, with product MNYRVPQPVPQVILDDVRGAQKMLSGVSRVTAMEGSRHLSALTGSPVHLKCENLQRTGSFKLRGAYVRIAGLRPEQRAAGVVAASAGNHAQGVALASSLLGVRSTVFMPVGAPLPKVAATQEYGADVRLHGQVVDETFLAAQEYADRTGAVFIHPFDHRDIIAGQGTVGLEILEQCPEVRTILVGIGGGGLAAGVAVAVKALRPDVRVIGVQAAGAAAYPPSLKAGHPISIDEPNTMADGIKVGRPGDVPFNIIGELVDHVRTVSEDALSSALLLCLERAKLVVEPAGCSTVAALLSEPELYGGGPVVAVLSGGNVDPLLLQRILRHGMAAAGRYLSLRLRVADRPGALAGLLAVLSVVDANVLDVSHVRTDPRLGLTEVEVELQLETKGPEHCAEVARSLHGAGYKVMS from the coding sequence ATGAACTACCGCGTGCCCCAGCCCGTCCCCCAGGTCATCCTCGACGACGTCCGGGGGGCCCAGAAGATGCTGTCCGGCGTCTCGCGGGTCACCGCCATGGAGGGCAGTCGGCACCTCTCCGCACTCACCGGCTCCCCGGTCCACCTCAAGTGCGAGAACCTCCAGCGCACCGGTTCCTTCAAGCTCCGCGGCGCCTACGTGCGCATCGCCGGCCTGCGCCCCGAGCAGCGGGCCGCCGGTGTCGTCGCCGCGAGCGCGGGCAACCACGCGCAGGGCGTGGCGCTGGCCTCCTCCCTCCTCGGGGTCCGCTCGACCGTGTTCATGCCGGTCGGGGCGCCGCTGCCGAAGGTGGCCGCGACCCAGGAGTACGGCGCCGACGTGCGCCTGCACGGGCAGGTCGTCGACGAGACCTTCCTGGCCGCCCAGGAGTACGCGGACCGCACCGGCGCGGTGTTCATCCACCCCTTCGACCACCGCGACATCATCGCGGGCCAGGGGACGGTCGGCCTGGAGATCCTAGAGCAGTGTCCGGAGGTGCGGACCATCCTCGTCGGGATCGGCGGCGGCGGACTCGCGGCCGGTGTCGCGGTCGCCGTGAAGGCGCTGCGGCCGGACGTGCGGGTCATCGGGGTGCAGGCGGCGGGCGCGGCCGCCTATCCGCCCTCACTCAAGGCCGGACATCCGATCTCGATCGACGAGCCGAACACGATGGCCGACGGGATCAAGGTCGGCCGCCCCGGAGACGTCCCCTTCAACATCATCGGCGAGCTCGTCGACCACGTGCGCACGGTCTCCGAGGACGCCCTCTCCAGTGCCCTGCTGCTCTGCCTGGAGCGGGCCAAGCTGGTGGTCGAACCGGCCGGGTGCAGCACGGTGGCGGCCCTGCTCAGCGAGCCCGAACTGTACGGCGGCGGCCCGGTGGTGGCCGTCCTGTCCGGCGGCAACGTCGATCCCCTGCTGCTCCAGCGGATCCTGCGGCACGGCATGGCCGCGGCGGGCCGCTACCTCTCCCTGCGGCTGCGCGTGGCCGACCGGCCGGGGGCCCTGGCCGGGCTCCTGGCGGTGTTGTCAGTGGTGGATGCGAACGTGTTGGACGTGAGCCACGTGCGGACGGACCCGCGGCTGGGGCTCACGGAGGTGGAGGTGGAGCTGCAGCTGGAGACGAAGGGTCCGGAGCACTGCGCCGAAGTCGCGCGTTCCCTGCACGGCGCGGGATACAAGGTGATGAGCTAG
- a CDS encoding MarR family winged helix-turn-helix transcriptional regulator, whose product MPSTSANSDLPAAPDAPAGAGLLDALQHQVAVFARRAEQTRLGGVGQARNSMDRAAYLLLNRLDLEGPMGVKALAGGMGIDSSTVTRQVAPLVDSGLVKRTSHPEDGRAVVLALSPRGLARLEEVRSSRRELMARVTEGWSEGERESFTGLLTRFNLSLSELMAAVAEAGPAS is encoded by the coding sequence ATGCCTTCCACCTCGGCCAATTCCGATCTGCCCGCGGCGCCGGACGCGCCCGCCGGAGCCGGTCTCCTCGACGCGCTCCAGCACCAGGTGGCGGTCTTCGCCCGTCGTGCCGAGCAGACCCGTCTGGGCGGTGTGGGCCAGGCCCGCAACTCGATGGACCGCGCCGCCTACCTGCTGCTGAACCGGCTCGACCTGGAGGGCCCGATGGGCGTGAAGGCGCTCGCCGGCGGCATGGGGATCGACTCCTCCACGGTGACCCGACAGGTCGCGCCGCTGGTCGACAGCGGTCTGGTCAAGCGGACCTCGCACCCCGAAGACGGGCGGGCCGTGGTGCTCGCACTGTCCCCGCGGGGGCTGGCCCGGCTGGAAGAGGTCCGCTCCTCGCGGCGCGAGCTGATGGCGCGGGTGACGGAGGGCTGGAGCGAGGGCGAGCGGGAGTCCTTCACCGGTCTGCTGACGCGCTTCAACCTGTCGCTTTCGGAACTCATGGCGGCCGTGGCCGAAGCCGGTCCCGCCTCCTGA
- a CDS encoding sigma factor-like helix-turn-helix DNA-binding protein: MRVVDQQAGSYGEFEAFVAGAAGRLLHVALLLTGEPESARRLLAGALARTYANWRRLRGDDPYDSTRQELCAAFARTGWRHHGGAGVLARLSPPERLVLVLRLYEGVAEEVTAAQLGMPVDRVRMLCNRAVATLRNREAA, translated from the coding sequence ATGCGGGTGGTTGATCAACAGGCGGGCTCCTACGGGGAGTTCGAAGCCTTCGTCGCGGGCGCGGCCGGGCGTCTCCTGCACGTCGCGCTCCTGCTGACCGGTGAACCGGAGTCGGCCCGGCGGCTGCTGGCGGGCGCGCTGGCCCGTACGTACGCGAACTGGCGGCGCCTGCGCGGGGACGACCCGTACGACTCCACCCGCCAGGAACTGTGCGCGGCCTTCGCCCGGACGGGCTGGCGCCATCACGGTGGCGCCGGGGTGCTGGCGCGGCTGAGCCCGCCGGAGCGGCTCGTCCTCGTCCTGCGGCTCTACGAAGGGGTCGCGGAGGAGGTCACGGCGGCGCAGCTCGGGATGCCGGTGGATCGGGTACGGATGCTGTGCAACCGGGCCGTGGCCACGCTGAGGAACCGGGAGGCGGCGTGA
- a CDS encoding cystathionine gamma-synthase yields the protein MSDDSHEHQSFETRAIHAGNTADPLTGAVVPPIYQVSTYKQDGVGGLRGGYEYSRSANPTRTALEENLAALEGGRRGLAFASGLAAEDCLLRTLLAPGDHVVIPNDAYGGTFRLFAKVVSRWGVEWSVADTSDPESVRAALTPKTKVIWVETPSNPLLGITDIAVVADIARSAGAKLVVDNTFASPYLQQPLALGADVVVHSLTKYMGGHSDVVGGALVAADAALGEELAYHQNAMGAVAGPFDSWVVLRGIKTLAVRMDRHAENAGKIVELLKRHPKVTNVLYPGLPEHPGHEVAAKQMRNFGGMISFQVAGGEEEAVAVCGRTKIFTLAESLGGVESLIEHPGRMTHASVAGSALEVPADLIRLSVGIENADDLVADLTQALG from the coding sequence ATGAGCGACGACAGCCACGAGCACCAGAGCTTCGAGACCCGCGCGATCCACGCGGGCAATACGGCGGACCCGCTGACCGGCGCGGTCGTGCCCCCGATCTACCAGGTTTCCACCTACAAGCAGGACGGCGTCGGAGGGCTCCGCGGCGGCTACGAGTACAGCCGCAGCGCCAACCCGACCCGGACCGCGCTGGAGGAGAACCTCGCGGCGCTGGAGGGCGGCCGTCGCGGTCTCGCCTTCGCGTCCGGACTCGCCGCCGAGGACTGCCTGCTGCGCACGCTGCTCGCCCCGGGCGACCACGTGGTCATCCCGAACGACGCCTATGGCGGAACCTTCCGCCTCTTCGCGAAGGTCGTCTCCCGCTGGGGCGTGGAGTGGTCGGTGGCCGACACCTCCGACCCCGAGTCGGTACGGGCGGCCCTCACCCCGAAGACGAAGGTCATCTGGGTCGAGACCCCCTCCAACCCGCTGCTCGGCATCACCGACATCGCCGTGGTCGCCGACATCGCGCGCTCGGCCGGCGCCAAGCTGGTCGTGGACAACACCTTCGCCTCGCCGTACCTCCAGCAGCCCCTGGCGCTGGGCGCGGACGTCGTCGTCCACTCGCTGACCAAGTACATGGGCGGGCACTCCGACGTGGTCGGCGGCGCGCTGGTCGCCGCGGACGCGGCGCTGGGCGAGGAGCTGGCCTACCACCAGAACGCGATGGGCGCGGTGGCCGGGCCGTTCGACTCCTGGGTCGTGCTGCGGGGCATCAAGACCCTGGCCGTGCGCATGGACCGGCACGCGGAGAACGCGGGCAAGATCGTCGAGCTGCTCAAGCGCCACCCGAAGGTCACCAACGTCCTGTACCCGGGCCTGCCCGAGCACCCGGGGCACGAGGTCGCGGCCAAGCAGATGCGCAACTTCGGCGGCATGATCTCCTTCCAGGTCGCCGGTGGCGAGGAAGAGGCCGTCGCGGTCTGCGGCCGCACCAAGATCTTCACCCTGGCCGAGTCCCTGGGCGGCGTCGAGTCCCTGATCGAGCACCCGGGCCGCATGACGCACGCGTCGGTGGCCGGCTCGGCGCTGGAGGTCCCGGCGGACCTGATCCGCCTGTCGGTCGGCATCGAGAACGCCGACGACCTCGTGGCGGACCTGACCCAGGCCCTGGGCTAG
- a CDS encoding M48 family metallopeptidase has protein sequence MRALVLLAGFYLLGVFLLAALGGIDYAVVTTLHGPIAGKLLLVSVVLAIPIVRGLFMLRTPKGEPLAGITVSEAQEPELWAVVRDIAQQVGTRAPDEIVLIDEVNAAVEEDAKLLGLRPGTRRLYIGLPLMTGLDEMQLRAVLAHEMGHYANFDTRLTPLIARGRGQLIRTIGYFHDRADKKVAKERAKQERKDEKRIAKGKKAKGVDTTGEGAMYRAMAKIYIAYGNFYMRATLSTSRRQELAADLASVRVAGRDSAASALRELNALGSAHDFYMGSYATLGVNAGLLPQPGEVFGGLRRLLAARSADLDELREELSTEPASPYDSHPALAERVARIEALPDDGRGGQATRPSLELLADADAALAALEPAVLTPEALALKRVDWEDLVHESMTKYVGEGAEDLREAFVAEGAGPGLDAVLDAFDADPAVRWRIADRFPKSEEAAAATGRTAREFARPVVRRALNQLVTVELTARGAARWQLSWSDSASLSYPADGFQDRLGAALDAAVADLPDTEPLRKLVLAP, from the coding sequence TTGCGCGCTCTCGTCCTGCTCGCAGGCTTCTACCTGCTCGGCGTGTTCCTGTTGGCCGCCCTCGGCGGCATCGACTACGCCGTCGTCACCACGCTGCACGGCCCGATCGCGGGCAAGCTGCTGCTGGTCTCCGTCGTCCTCGCCATCCCGATCGTGCGCGGCCTGTTCATGCTGCGCACCCCCAAGGGCGAGCCCCTGGCCGGCATCACGGTCAGCGAGGCGCAGGAACCCGAACTGTGGGCGGTCGTACGCGACATCGCGCAGCAGGTCGGCACCCGCGCTCCCGACGAGATCGTGCTGATCGACGAGGTGAACGCGGCCGTCGAAGAGGACGCCAAGCTGCTGGGCCTGCGGCCCGGCACCCGCCGCCTCTACATCGGCCTGCCGCTGATGACGGGCCTGGACGAGATGCAGCTGCGCGCGGTGCTCGCCCACGAAATGGGCCACTACGCCAACTTCGACACGCGCCTGACCCCGCTGATCGCCCGCGGCCGCGGCCAACTGATCCGCACCATCGGCTACTTCCACGACCGTGCCGACAAGAAGGTGGCCAAGGAGCGCGCGAAGCAGGAGCGCAAGGACGAGAAGCGGATCGCCAAGGGCAAGAAGGCCAAGGGCGTCGACACCACGGGCGAGGGTGCGATGTACCGCGCCATGGCCAAGATCTACATCGCGTACGGCAACTTCTACATGCGCGCCACCCTCTCCACCTCCCGCCGCCAGGAGCTCGCCGCCGACCTCGCCTCGGTCCGGGTCGCCGGCCGCGACTCCGCCGCGTCCGCGCTGCGCGAGCTGAACGCCCTCGGCTCGGCGCACGACTTCTACATGGGCTCTTACGCCACCCTCGGCGTCAACGCCGGCCTGCTGCCCCAGCCGGGCGAGGTCTTCGGCGGCCTGCGCCGGCTCCTGGCCGCGCGCTCGGCCGACCTGGACGAGCTGCGCGAGGAACTGTCGACCGAGCCCGCCTCCCCCTACGACTCCCACCCCGCGCTCGCCGAGCGCGTGGCCCGCATCGAGGCCCTGCCCGACGACGGCCGCGGCGGTCAGGCCACCCGGCCGTCCCTGGAGCTGCTGGCCGACGCCGACGCGGCGCTGGCCGCGCTGGAGCCGGCCGTCCTCACCCCGGAGGCGCTCGCGCTCAAGCGGGTCGACTGGGAGGACCTCGTCCACGAGTCCATGACCAAGTACGTCGGCGAGGGCGCGGAGGACCTCCGCGAGGCCTTCGTCGCCGAGGGCGCCGGCCCCGGGCTCGACGCCGTGCTCGACGCGTTCGACGCCGACCCAGCGGTGCGCTGGCGCATCGCCGACCGTTTCCCGAAGTCCGAGGAGGCGGCGGCCGCCACCGGCCGCACGGCCCGCGAGTTCGCCCGCCCGGTCGTCCGGCGCGCGCTGAACCAGCTGGTCACCGTCGAGCTGACGGCCCGCGGCGCCGCCCGCTGGCAGCTGTCCTGGTCCGACTCGGCCTCGCTGAGCTACCCGGCCGACGGCTTCCAGGACCGCCTGGGCGCTGCCCTGGACGCGGCCGTCGCCGACCTGCCCGACACCGAACCCCTGCGAAAGCTGGTGCTTGCCCCGTGA
- the msrA gene encoding peptide-methionine (S)-S-oxide reductase MsrA, whose translation MFSYRRTPELPTREEALTGRAEPLFAVPDRHTVLGNPLSGPYPAHLEVADFGLGCFWGAERKFWQTPGVWTTLAGYQGGFTENPTYEEVCSGLTGHTEVVRVVFDPSQVSYAALLKLFWESHDPTQGFRQGNDVGTQYRSAVYTHSPDQQATAEASRTAYQQVLASSGYGPITTAVLPAAERPFWPAEAHHQQYLDKNPGGYCGIGGTGVSCPIGVAGAPGA comes from the coding sequence ATGTTCTCGTACCGCCGTACGCCCGAGCTCCCCACCCGCGAGGAGGCCCTGACGGGCCGCGCGGAGCCGCTGTTCGCCGTGCCCGACCGGCACACCGTGCTGGGCAACCCGCTGTCCGGCCCCTACCCCGCGCACCTGGAAGTCGCCGACTTCGGTCTGGGCTGTTTCTGGGGTGCGGAGCGCAAGTTCTGGCAGACCCCCGGGGTGTGGACCACGCTGGCCGGCTACCAGGGCGGCTTCACCGAGAATCCGACCTACGAGGAGGTGTGCTCGGGTCTGACCGGCCACACCGAGGTGGTCCGCGTGGTCTTCGACCCGTCGCAGGTCTCCTACGCCGCGCTGCTGAAGCTGTTCTGGGAGTCACACGACCCCACCCAGGGCTTCCGCCAGGGCAACGACGTCGGCACCCAGTACCGCTCCGCGGTCTACACCCACTCCCCCGACCAGCAGGCGACGGCGGAGGCCTCCCGCACGGCCTACCAGCAGGTCCTGGCCTCCTCGGGCTACGGCCCGATCACCACGGCGGTGCTGCCGGCGGCGGAGCGCCCCTTCTGGCCCGCGGAGGCGCACCACCAGCAGTACCTGGACAAGAACCCGGGCGGCTACTGCGGCATCGGCGGCACGGGCGTGTCCTGCCCGATCGGCGTGGCCGGGGCCCCGGGGGCGTGA
- a CDS encoding NAD(P)-dependent alcohol dehydrogenase produces MSVTQATQGTHATQGTEVAAYAAPAAKAPLERTTITRRPVGEHDVLIDIKYSGICHSDIHQVRDGWGEGIYPMVPGHEIAGVVSEVGPAVTRFSVGDRVGVGCFVDSCRTCAYCLRGQEQYCTEGMTGTYNALDRGGEPTYGGYSTHLVVDEKYTVRIPDGLALDVAAPLLCAGITLYSPLKHWQAGPGKQVAVVGLGGLGHIGVKIAHALGAEVTVLSQTLRKKEDGLKLGASHFYATGDEATFEELAGRFDLILSTVSAPLGLDAYLGLLKVDGALVNVGAPEEPVALNLFSVIGGRKTLAGSMIGGIAETQEMLDFCAEHGLGAEIELIAAGQINEAYERVLASDVRYRFVIDASTI; encoded by the coding sequence ATGTCCGTCACCCAGGCCACCCAGGGCACGCACGCCACCCAGGGCACGGAGGTCGCCGCGTACGCCGCCCCCGCCGCCAAGGCCCCGCTGGAGCGCACCACGATCACGCGCCGTCCCGTCGGCGAGCACGACGTCCTCATCGACATCAAGTACTCCGGCATCTGCCACTCCGACATCCACCAGGTGCGCGACGGCTGGGGCGAGGGCATCTACCCGATGGTCCCCGGCCACGAGATCGCCGGTGTCGTCTCCGAAGTCGGCCCGGCCGTCACCCGGTTCTCCGTCGGGGACCGGGTGGGCGTCGGCTGCTTCGTCGACTCCTGCCGCACCTGCGCGTACTGCCTGCGCGGCCAGGAGCAGTACTGCACCGAAGGCATGACCGGCACCTACAACGCCCTCGACCGGGGCGGCGAGCCCACGTACGGCGGCTACTCCACCCACCTCGTCGTCGACGAGAAGTACACCGTCCGCATCCCCGACGGCCTCGCCCTCGACGTCGCCGCCCCGCTGCTGTGCGCCGGCATCACCCTCTACTCCCCGCTCAAGCACTGGCAGGCGGGCCCCGGCAAGCAGGTCGCGGTCGTCGGCCTCGGCGGCCTCGGCCACATCGGCGTGAAGATCGCGCACGCGCTCGGCGCGGAGGTCACCGTCCTGTCGCAGACCCTGCGCAAGAAGGAGGACGGCCTGAAGCTGGGCGCCTCCCACTTCTACGCCACCGGCGACGAGGCCACCTTCGAGGAACTGGCCGGCCGCTTCGACCTGATCCTGTCCACCGTCTCCGCGCCGCTCGGCCTGGACGCCTACCTGGGTCTGCTGAAGGTCGACGGCGCGCTGGTGAACGTCGGTGCCCCGGAGGAGCCCGTCGCGCTCAACCTCTTCTCCGTCATCGGCGGCCGCAAGACCCTCGCCGGATCGATGATCGGAGGGATCGCCGAGACCCAGGAGATGCTCGACTTCTGCGCCGAGCACGGACTGGGCGCGGAGATCGAGCTGATCGCCGCCGGGCAGATCAACGAGGCCTACGAGCGGGTGCTGGCGAGCGACGTGCGCTACCGCTTCGTGATCGACGCGTCGACGATCTGA
- a CDS encoding helix-turn-helix transcriptional regulator has protein sequence MDQLDQRACLGEFLRSRRARLRPEDVGLPDHGRRRRVPGLRREELAQLAGVSVAYYTRLEQRDGHNVSVEVLEALARALRLDGSERAHLMDLARPKAHRRRHSRRPQQVRPELRTLMDAMCGVPAYLVGHRQDVIGWNRLAAAVFGDFGALPAAERNLVRLVFLDPATAELYGEWECRACEVVSNLRMYAGQHPDDEQLSALVGELSVKNEEFRRLWAAHTVADKTHGEKVLRHPLVGELRLSFETLKLPDDPAQSLVTFHAAPGSPSADALRLLASWSAPSAPSAVPPAAPAPGQAPGVPDPATA, from the coding sequence ATGGATCAGCTTGATCAGCGAGCCTGCCTCGGCGAGTTCCTCCGCTCCCGCCGTGCGCGGCTGCGCCCCGAGGACGTGGGCCTGCCCGACCACGGGCGCCGCCGGCGCGTGCCCGGGCTGCGCCGGGAGGAGCTGGCGCAGCTGGCGGGGGTGTCGGTCGCGTACTACACGCGGCTGGAGCAGCGCGACGGGCACAACGTGTCGGTGGAGGTCCTGGAGGCGCTCGCGCGGGCCCTGCGCCTCGACGGGAGCGAGCGGGCGCACCTGATGGACCTGGCGCGGCCGAAGGCGCACCGGCGCCGCCACAGCCGGCGCCCGCAGCAGGTACGGCCGGAGCTGCGCACGCTGATGGACGCGATGTGCGGCGTACCGGCGTACCTGGTGGGGCACCGGCAGGACGTCATCGGCTGGAACCGGCTGGCGGCCGCCGTCTTCGGGGACTTCGGGGCGCTGCCCGCCGCCGAGCGGAACCTCGTACGGCTGGTGTTCCTGGACCCGGCGACGGCGGAGCTGTACGGAGAGTGGGAGTGCCGGGCGTGCGAAGTGGTGAGCAACCTGCGCATGTACGCGGGCCAGCACCCGGACGACGAGCAGCTGTCGGCACTGGTCGGGGAGCTGTCGGTGAAGAACGAGGAGTTCCGGCGGCTGTGGGCGGCGCACACGGTGGCGGACAAGACGCACGGGGAGAAGGTGCTGCGGCACCCGCTCGTGGGTGAACTGCGGCTGTCCTTCGAGACGCTGAAGCTCCCGGACGACCCGGCGCAGTCGCTGGTCACCTTCCACGCCGCCCCCGGCTCCCCGTCGGCGGACGCCCTGCGCCTGCTGGCGTCGTGGTCGGCCCCGTCGGCCCCGTCGGCCGTGCCGCCGGCCGCGCCGGCGCCCGGCCAGGCGCCCGGCGTCCCGGATCCGGCTACAGCTTGA
- a CDS encoding GNAT family N-acetyltransferase — MMIHSLDLPPSDAAIDAWLAVLTDAGAADLPQQPVPSRREVAGRLCVRPARGRPVLWTTDGGEGVAALVLFTDEGNTHTAFLDVLTVRPQERRRGAGTALWERVREELLAHGRTSVATLVDLGGPGQAFAQSLGFENVLPMAWYEQELPAAGAAQVPATPGYELLTWHGLIPDAWAPAAAAAHEAMEDAPSGEMDERIPVWTAQWLHAVQQVIIDRGGELITVAAVTDAGEVAAYTELVLPDPSSPRALQYDTVVVPGHRGHGLGRAVKLRMAAEAAARHPGLRRIATTVADANTQMRAVNESIGYRRGREAGIFQFKL, encoded by the coding sequence ATGATGATCCACTCCCTCGACCTCCCTCCGTCCGACGCCGCGATCGACGCCTGGCTGGCGGTCCTGACCGATGCCGGGGCGGCCGATCTGCCGCAACAGCCCGTACCGTCCCGCAGGGAGGTCGCCGGGCGGCTGTGCGTCAGGCCGGCGCGCGGCCGGCCCGTGCTCTGGACGACGGACGGGGGCGAGGGCGTGGCGGCCCTGGTCCTGTTCACGGACGAGGGCAACACGCACACCGCGTTCCTGGACGTGCTGACCGTACGGCCGCAGGAGCGGCGCCGGGGCGCGGGCACCGCCCTGTGGGAGCGGGTCCGCGAGGAACTGCTCGCGCACGGCCGGACCTCGGTCGCCACCCTGGTGGACCTGGGCGGCCCGGGGCAGGCGTTCGCCCAGTCGCTGGGGTTCGAGAACGTCCTGCCGATGGCCTGGTACGAACAGGAACTCCCCGCCGCCGGGGCCGCGCAGGTCCCGGCCACCCCCGGATACGAGCTCCTGACCTGGCACGGCCTGATCCCCGACGCCTGGGCGCCGGCCGCCGCCGCGGCCCACGAGGCGATGGAGGACGCGCCGAGCGGAGAGATGGACGAGCGGATCCCGGTCTGGACGGCGCAGTGGCTGCACGCCGTGCAGCAGGTGATCATCGACCGGGGCGGGGAGCTGATCACGGTCGCCGCCGTGACCGACGCCGGCGAGGTGGCGGCGTACACCGAACTCGTCCTGCCGGACCCCTCGAGCCCGCGCGCCCTCCAGTACGACACGGTGGTCGTCCCCGGCCACCGCGGCCACGGCCTCGGCCGTGCCGTGAAACTGCGCATGGCGGCCGAAGCCGCCGCACGCCACCCGGGGCTGCGCCGCATCGCCACGACGGTGGCCGACGCGAACACCCAGATGCGGGCGGTGAACGAGTCCATCGGCTACCGGCGGGGGCGGGAGGCGGGCATCTTCCAGTTCAAGCTGTAG